GGGATCCGATCCTTGGGAATTGTGCGGGCATAGATAAACAGCAAACGTTAAACCTGAAATAACAGAGCGAGAAGTGAAACAGAACATCTGCATCGTGGGGGCCCAGTGGGGCGATGAGGGCAAGGGCAAAATTGTCGACCTGCTGGCCGAGAGGGTCAACATAGTGGCCCGCTACCAGGGCGGGGCCAACGCCGGGCACACCGTCAAGGTCAACAAAAAGGAATTCGTGCTGCACCTGATCCCCTCCGGCATCGTCCATCCCGGCAAGCTGTGCCTGATCGGCAGCGGGGTGGTGATAGACCCCAAGAGCCTGCTGGAGGAAATGGAGTACCTGAAAAAACTGGGGATCAGCGTCAAGGGGCGGCTGCTGATCAGCGGCGGGGCCCACCTGACCATGCCCTACCACAAGCTGCTGGACAGCGCCCGGGAATCCAAGGCCGAGGGGGCCATCGGCACCACCCACCGGGGCATAGGGCCCACCTACGCCGACAAGGCCTACCGCAGCGGCCTGAAGATGATAGATCTGCTTAACCCGGAACTTTTCGCCCAGACCTTAAAGCACAACCTGGACGAGAAGAACTTCATCCTGAAAGAATTTTACGGCCATAAAAAGGCCGACTATGCCGGGACCCTGGCCCAGTACCGGTCTTACGCCAAGCTATTAAGGCCCTATATCACCGATGTCTCCGGCCTGTTGAACCGGGAGATGGCCCGGGGCCAAAAGGTGCTGTTCGAGGGGGCCCAGGGGACCTTCCTGGACGTGGACTTCGGCACCTATCCCTTCGTCACCTCGTCCTCCACCATCGCCGGCGGGGCCTGCACCGGCCTGGGGATAGGGCCCAACGCGGTGGGCCGGGTGATCTTAGTGGCCAAGGCCTATACAACCAGGGTGGGCAACGGACCGTTCCCCACCGAGTTCGATGCCAAAATGTCCGACTTTTTGCGGGCCAAGGCCGGCGACGAGGTGGGCCGGACCACCGGCCGCCCCCGGCGCTGCGGCTGGCTGGACGCGGTAATGCTTAAGCGGGCGGTGCAGCTTAACGGGGCCGGCGAGCTGGCCCTGACCAAGCTGGACATCCTGGACGGCTTCAAGGAGGTCAAGATCGCCGTGGGCTACAGCCATAAAGGCAAAAAGATAGAAGGCTACCCCCAAAGCACCCAAGAACTGGCCGGGTGCCGGCCCCAGTATCTGACCCTGCCCGGCTGGGACAAGCCCACCGCCGGACTTCGCAGTTACAGCCAGCTGCCGGCCAATGCCAAAAGGTACATCAGCACCATCGAAAAACTGGCCGGGGCCAGGGCCAGCATCATCTCGGTGGGCTCGGAGCGCCAGGCCACCATCCTCCGGGGCAAGTTCTAAATGTCATTCTGATCTTCCGGGTAACTTTATCCGCTCGCGCCAAAGGCGGATCCGTCTATATGTATTGCCCTGCGGTGGCGGAAGATTTCACAGATTTTCGCAGATATATACAGGCCCATTAAAATCATACTGAAAAAATCTGCAGAATCTGCGTTAATCTGCGGATGGTAAATCAAACCGGCCGCTTTTTTGCTTGACCGGAACGATGTTTTTATAGTAAAATTAACAGTTTGCGATAAGTCGCACAAAATGAGCCAGTAGCTCAGTCGGTAGAGCACCGCCCTTTTAAGGCGGGAGTCATGAGTTCGA
Above is a genomic segment from bacterium containing:
- a CDS encoding adenylosuccinate synthase, with amino-acid sequence MKQNICIVGAQWGDEGKGKIVDLLAERVNIVARYQGGANAGHTVKVNKKEFVLHLIPSGIVHPGKLCLIGSGVVIDPKSLLEEMEYLKKLGISVKGRLLISGGAHLTMPYHKLLDSARESKAEGAIGTTHRGIGPTYADKAYRSGLKMIDLLNPELFAQTLKHNLDEKNFILKEFYGHKKADYAGTLAQYRSYAKLLRPYITDVSGLLNREMARGQKVLFEGAQGTFLDVDFGTYPFVTSSSTIAGGACTGLGIGPNAVGRVILVAKAYTTRVGNGPFPTEFDAKMSDFLRAKAGDEVGRTTGRPRRCGWLDAVMLKRAVQLNGAGELALTKLDILDGFKEVKIAVGYSHKGKKIEGYPQSTQELAGCRPQYLTLPGWDKPTAGLRSYSQLPANAKRYISTIEKLAGARASIISVGSERQATILRGKF